In Chlamydia serpentis, the following are encoded in one genomic region:
- a CDS encoding peroxiredoxin translates to MTLSLVGKEAPNFVAQAVVNGETRTISLKDYLGKYVVLFFYPKDFTYVCPTELHAFQDALPHFHARGAEVIGCSVDDIATHKQWLATKKKQGGIEGITYPLLSDENKVISKNYHVLKPEEELSFRGVFLIDKGGIIRHLVVNDLPLGRSIEEELRTLDALMFFEANGLVCPANWHEGELAMAPNEEGLQSYFGTID, encoded by the coding sequence ATGACACTGTCGTTAGTTGGAAAGGAAGCCCCTAATTTTGTTGCGCAAGCTGTGGTGAATGGTGAGACGCGTACTATATCTTTAAAAGATTATCTAGGAAAGTATGTAGTGCTTTTCTTCTACCCTAAAGATTTTACTTATGTATGCCCTACTGAGTTGCATGCCTTCCAAGATGCTTTACCACATTTTCATGCGCGAGGAGCCGAGGTTATTGGTTGTTCAGTGGACGACATTGCAACCCATAAGCAATGGTTGGCGACTAAGAAAAAACAGGGTGGTATTGAAGGCATTACCTATCCTCTTCTTTCGGATGAAAATAAAGTGATTTCTAAAAATTATCATGTTTTAAAACCCGAAGAGGAACTTTCTTTTCGTGGCGTCTTCTTGATTGATAAAGGTGGAATCATTCGTCATCTTGTAGTTAATGATCTTCCTCTTGGTCGTTCTATAGAAGAGGAACTAAGAACTTTAGATGCTTTAATGTTCTTTGAAGCTAATGGTTTAGTTTGTCCTGCAAATTGGCATGAAGGAGAATTAGCAATGGCTCCAAATGAAGAAGGGTTGCAGAGTTATTTCGGAACTATAGACTAA
- the groEL gene encoding chaperonin GroEL, with the protein MVWVFKSQFEGLSALKRGVHALAKAVMPTFGPRGYNAVIKKGKVPLLVTKSGIRVAKEIMLQDSFEYLGLKLAKEALIKVIEQAGDGSTTALVLIDAIFSHGLRGIAAGLDPQEIKAGILSSVKVIHEKLQKQVKELRSPEEILKVATLSASYDASLGKMIVDAISQTNPRGMFFSEDVEISNRLPLMKTIKSGYISPYFVTRPETMDVIWEEAFVLILSYNLVALNEELIECLEYVSEQNSHPLIIIAEDFDHDVIRTLIVNKLKNGLPVCAVKAPGSREYKESILEDLAILTGATLIGGGPKNSEKKAPLDVLGRVQQVMITKEIFMFLQGDGNLEAINSRKHDLYLAIAESTCEREYQQLEQRLAMFVGNVPQMQLASDADIEQKERHLRLEAALRATKAAIKGGVVPGGGVALLRAAASIEIPENISPSMAYGFESLLQAVRTPLKALAQNCGRSPEELLDTILSQENPRFGYNAMTDTFEDLVAAGVCDPLAVTSTSLKCAVSISCLLLTSSLFVTSKTQA; encoded by the coding sequence GTGGTTTGGGTTTTTAAAAGTCAATTTGAAGGACTTTCAGCATTAAAACGGGGTGTACATGCCCTTGCTAAAGCTGTAATGCCGACTTTTGGACCTCGAGGGTATAATGCTGTAATTAAAAAAGGAAAAGTTCCTTTATTAGTCACAAAAAGTGGAATTCGAGTTGCTAAAGAGATTATGCTTCAAGATTCTTTTGAATATCTTGGATTGAAACTTGCTAAAGAGGCCTTGATTAAAGTTATAGAGCAAGCTGGAGATGGCTCAACAACAGCCCTTGTTCTTATCGATGCTATTTTTTCTCATGGTTTGAGGGGAATTGCTGCAGGTTTGGATCCTCAAGAAATCAAAGCAGGTATTTTGTCATCAGTGAAAGTAATTCATGAAAAATTACAAAAACAGGTCAAAGAGTTACGGTCTCCTGAAGAAATTCTAAAGGTAGCTACCCTTTCAGCGAGTTATGATGCTAGTCTAGGTAAGATGATAGTAGACGCCATATCTCAAACAAATCCTAGGGGGATGTTCTTTAGCGAAGATGTAGAAATATCTAATAGGCTTCCTTTAATGAAAACGATAAAAAGTGGGTATATTTCTCCGTATTTTGTTACTCGTCCAGAGACTATGGATGTAATCTGGGAAGAAGCTTTTGTATTAATTCTCTCTTACAATCTAGTTGCTTTAAATGAAGAGTTAATCGAGTGCCTAGAATATGTCTCCGAACAAAATAGCCATCCTTTAATTATCATTGCCGAAGATTTTGATCACGACGTTATAAGGACTTTGATTGTAAATAAACTTAAAAATGGTCTTCCCGTTTGTGCTGTGAAAGCTCCAGGATCAAGAGAGTACAAAGAATCTATTCTTGAAGATCTTGCCATTTTGACTGGAGCAACTCTTATAGGGGGAGGGCCAAAAAATTCTGAGAAGAAGGCCCCCCTAGATGTTTTAGGTCGTGTTCAACAAGTCATGATCACCAAAGAAATATTTATGTTTCTTCAGGGTGATGGTAACTTAGAAGCTATAAATTCTAGAAAGCACGATTTGTATTTAGCAATTGCTGAAAGTACATGCGAACGAGAGTATCAGCAATTGGAACAACGATTAGCTATGTTTGTAGGAAATGTTCCACAAATGCAACTCGCTTCAGATGCCGATATCGAACAAAAAGAACGCCATCTAAGGCTAGAGGCTGCCTTACGAGCTACAAAGGCTGCAATCAAGGGCGGAGTTGTTCCTGGAGGAGGGGTTGCGCTTTTGCGCGCGGCAGCATCTATAGAGATTCCTGAAAATATATCTCCTAGTATGGCATATGGTTTTGAGAGTCTTTTACAGGCAGTACGAACTCCGCTAAAGGCTTTGGCTCAAAATTGTGGTAGATCCCCAGAAGAGTTACTCGATACTATTCTCTCACAAGAAAATCCCAGGTTTGGTTATAATGCCATGACAGATACATTCGAAGATCTTGTAGCTGCGGGGGTTTGTGATCCCTTAGCTGTAACATCCACTTCATTAAAATGCGCAGTTTCGATATCATGTCTCTTGTTAACAAGTTCCCTTTTTGTTACTTCAAAGACACAGGCATAA
- the topA gene encoding type I DNA topoisomerase, with protein sequence MKKSLIIVESPAKIKTLQKLLGSEFVFASSIGHIVDLPAKEFGIDVDHDFEPQYEVLPDKQEVINQIRKLAAKCEKVYLSPDPDREGEAIAWHIANQLPKASQIQRVSFNAITKNAVTEALKHPREIDMALVNAQQARRLLDRIVGYKISPILSRKLQQRSGISAGRVQSVALKLVVDREKAIDAFIPVEYWNLKVLLQDPKTTKTFWAQLYSAEGKKWEKEIPEGKTENDILLINSEDKARYYAELLEKSSFTITRVEAKEKRRFALPPFITSTLQQEASRHFRFSASRTMSIAQTLYEGIDLDNEDSTGLITYMRTDSVRVDPEALSSVRQYINETFGKEYLPEKANVYTTKKMTQDAHEAIRPTDIRLSPDKLKHKISEDQFKIYNLIWKRFVASQITPAVYDTLAIQITTNTGIDLRASGSLLKFKGFLAVYEEKHDDENEQEESHPLPLLHAQDILIKEKVSPEQAFTKPLPRFTEASLVKELEKSGIGRPSTYATIMNKIQSREYTTKENQRLRPTELGKIISQFLETNFPRIMDIGFTALMEDELELIADNKKSWKLLLQEFWTTFLPVVTTAEKEAVIPRILTNIECSKCHKGKLVKIWSKSSYFYGCSEYPECDYRTSEEELAFNKTDYAEDTPWDSPCPLCGGVMKIRHGRYGTFLGCENYPECRSTISIHKKGEEIEQEEPVPCPAIGCKGKVFKKRSRYNKIFYSCSEYPECSVIGNSIDAVMTKYSGTEKTPYKKKTQTKKKSTIQTAKKGKTKSIAKKPSQKKTGPLFIPSSDLANMIGNTPVSRGEATKKIWDYIKKHQLQSSENKKLLVPDSNLATIIGPNPIDMFQLSKYLSQHLTRVSKEDSSGSS encoded by the coding sequence ATGAAGAAGTCCTTAATTATAGTAGAATCACCTGCAAAAATTAAAACACTACAAAAATTATTAGGAAGTGAATTTGTTTTTGCCTCATCTATAGGACACATTGTAGATCTCCCAGCTAAGGAATTTGGTATTGATGTAGATCATGACTTTGAACCTCAATACGAAGTCCTTCCTGATAAGCAAGAGGTTATTAATCAAATTCGCAAACTAGCTGCAAAATGTGAAAAAGTCTATCTTTCTCCTGATCCTGATAGAGAAGGAGAAGCTATTGCTTGGCATATCGCGAATCAACTGCCAAAAGCTTCTCAAATCCAACGGGTATCCTTTAATGCTATTACCAAAAATGCTGTTACAGAAGCCCTAAAACATCCCAGAGAAATTGATATGGCTCTGGTTAATGCTCAGCAAGCTCGTAGGCTTCTTGACCGTATTGTCGGATATAAGATTTCCCCCATCTTAAGTCGTAAATTACAACAACGTTCAGGAATATCTGCAGGACGCGTACAATCGGTAGCTTTAAAACTGGTTGTAGATCGAGAAAAAGCTATAGATGCTTTTATTCCTGTCGAATACTGGAACTTAAAAGTCTTACTGCAAGATCCCAAAACAACTAAAACATTTTGGGCTCAACTCTATTCTGCCGAAGGGAAAAAATGGGAAAAAGAAATTCCTGAAGGAAAGACAGAAAATGATATTCTTCTTATTAACTCGGAAGATAAAGCTCGCTATTACGCCGAGCTTTTAGAAAAATCTTCTTTTACAATTACTCGTGTAGAAGCTAAAGAAAAACGTCGTTTTGCTCTTCCTCCTTTCATTACATCGACATTACAACAAGAAGCAAGCCGGCATTTTCGTTTTTCTGCTTCTAGAACAATGTCTATTGCGCAAACCCTGTACGAGGGCATTGATTTAGATAATGAAGATTCTACAGGTTTGATTACCTATATGCGTACAGATTCTGTACGCGTAGATCCTGAAGCCTTATCTTCCGTAAGACAGTATATAAATGAAACTTTTGGTAAAGAATATTTACCTGAAAAAGCTAACGTATACACTACAAAAAAGATGACTCAGGATGCGCATGAGGCTATCCGTCCCACAGATATCCGCTTATCTCCGGATAAATTAAAACATAAAATTTCTGAAGATCAGTTTAAAATTTACAACTTAATCTGGAAGCGTTTTGTAGCCTCGCAAATTACTCCAGCCGTTTACGATACTCTAGCTATTCAAATTACCACGAATACAGGTATTGATCTTCGAGCTTCAGGGTCTTTATTAAAGTTTAAAGGATTCCTCGCAGTATATGAAGAGAAGCATGATGATGAAAATGAGCAAGAAGAAAGTCACCCTCTTCCTCTCTTACATGCCCAAGATATCCTAATTAAAGAGAAAGTCTCTCCAGAACAAGCATTCACAAAACCTCTTCCCAGATTTACAGAAGCTTCCTTAGTGAAAGAATTAGAAAAGTCTGGAATCGGCCGTCCTTCAACCTATGCGACAATTATGAATAAAATCCAAAGTCGCGAATATACTACTAAAGAAAACCAACGCCTACGCCCTACAGAATTAGGCAAGATTATCTCACAGTTTTTAGAAACAAATTTTCCTAGAATTATGGATATAGGTTTCACAGCTCTAATGGAAGATGAGTTAGAACTAATTGCAGATAATAAAAAATCTTGGAAACTTTTACTTCAAGAATTTTGGACAACATTTCTTCCTGTAGTTACTACAGCAGAAAAAGAAGCTGTTATTCCTCGAATTCTTACAAATATAGAGTGTTCTAAATGCCACAAAGGGAAGTTGGTAAAAATCTGGTCTAAAAGTAGCTATTTCTATGGTTGTTCAGAATATCCAGAGTGTGATTATCGTACCTCTGAGGAAGAGCTCGCTTTTAACAAAACCGATTATGCTGAAGATACTCCCTGGGACAGTCCCTGTCCACTTTGTGGAGGTGTTATGAAAATACGCCATGGCCGTTATGGAACATTTCTAGGTTGTGAGAATTATCCTGAATGCCGAAGCACGATTTCTATTCATAAAAAAGGAGAAGAAATCGAACAGGAAGAACCTGTTCCCTGCCCTGCAATAGGTTGTAAAGGCAAGGTCTTTAAAAAACGCTCTCGTTATAATAAAATTTTCTACTCCTGTTCAGAGTATCCTGAATGCAGTGTTATTGGTAATTCTATAGATGCTGTAATGACAAAATATTCAGGTACAGAAAAAACTCCTTACAAGAAAAAAACCCAAACTAAGAAAAAGTCAACAATACAAACAGCTAAGAAGGGAAAAACAAAAAGTATTGCAAAAAAACCTTCGCAAAAAAAAACAGGCCCGCTGTTTATACCCTCTTCAGATCTCGCGAATATGATTGGAAACACACCCGTGTCCCGAGGAGAAGCAACAAAAAAAATCTGGGACTACATTAAAAAACACCAACTTCAGTCATCAGAAAATAAAAAGCTGTTAGTTCCTGACAGTAACTTAGCAACTATTATTGGTCCAAATCCTATTGATATGTTCCAACTATCTAAATATCTAAGTCAACACTTAACAAGGGTATCCAAGGAAGACTCTTCAGGTTCTTCATAA
- a CDS encoding ATP-dependent helicase, which translates to MICISELNEAQRNAVTAPLKPTLILAGAGAGKTRVVTYRILHLINEGIHPREILAVTFTNKAARELKQRIVSQCASISSLDVPMVCTFHSLGVFILRRSINLLNRENNFIIYDQSDAEKLIKHCLQQLNLKPNLASKIQAHISQAKNRLLFPEDLDPNDYIDPVVSIYKEYQKKLIEVNALDFDDLLFLTVSLLKESPEAQETYNKLWKALLIDEYQDTNHAQYTLMQLISKKHGNVFAVGDPDQSIYSWRGANIHNILNFENDYPHSQVLCLEENYRSYGNILNAANALIKHNVSRLEKELRSIKGPGEKIRFFLGSTDREEADFVAAEILQLHRQGKVRLRDICIFYRTNFQSRTFEDALLRRRIPYEIIGGLSFYKRKEIQDILAFLRVFISKSDIVAFDRTVNLPKRGIGSTTIFALTQYAIAKDLPILQACQQALDTKAVKLSKKQQEGLQDYLALFSQIEDAYHTLSLRDFIEAVVRITSYLDILKEDPDTFKDRKSNLEELYHKALEAEQQNPERHLELFLDDLALKGSDDDQDLTADRVNLMTLHNGKGLEFRVSFLVGLEEQLLPHANSLGGNYENLEEERRLCYVGITRAQDLLYLTAAQVRSLWGTVRMMKPSRFLKEIPKDYMIQVR; encoded by the coding sequence ATGATATGTATCTCAGAACTCAACGAAGCACAACGTAATGCTGTGACAGCCCCCCTAAAACCGACACTTATTTTAGCAGGAGCAGGAGCAGGGAAAACTCGCGTTGTTACCTATAGAATCTTACATTTAATTAATGAAGGGATTCATCCCCGAGAAATTCTTGCCGTTACTTTTACCAATAAAGCGGCTCGAGAATTAAAACAACGTATTGTTAGCCAGTGTGCCTCTATTTCTAGCCTAGATGTTCCTATGGTCTGTACATTTCATAGCTTAGGAGTATTTATTCTGCGACGTTCTATAAATTTATTAAATCGTGAAAATAATTTTATTATTTACGATCAGAGTGATGCAGAAAAACTAATAAAGCATTGTTTACAACAACTCAACCTAAAGCCAAACCTTGCCAGTAAGATACAGGCCCATATTTCACAAGCAAAGAACCGCTTGCTTTTCCCTGAAGACTTGGATCCGAATGACTATATAGACCCTGTTGTCTCTATTTACAAGGAATATCAAAAAAAACTCATTGAAGTAAATGCTTTGGATTTTGATGACTTACTATTTTTAACTGTTAGTCTGCTCAAAGAAAGTCCTGAAGCACAAGAAACATACAACAAATTATGGAAAGCATTATTGATTGACGAGTATCAAGATACCAACCATGCGCAATATACTCTAATGCAACTGATTTCAAAAAAACATGGGAACGTCTTTGCTGTTGGAGATCCTGATCAATCGATTTATTCGTGGCGAGGAGCGAATATTCATAATATATTAAATTTTGAAAATGACTACCCTCACTCGCAAGTATTGTGCCTTGAAGAAAATTATCGTAGTTATGGAAACATCCTAAATGCTGCTAATGCTTTGATCAAACACAATGTTTCAAGGTTAGAAAAAGAACTGCGAAGCATTAAAGGACCTGGAGAAAAGATTCGTTTTTTTCTAGGAAGTACGGATCGCGAAGAAGCAGATTTTGTTGCTGCAGAAATTCTTCAATTACATAGACAAGGAAAAGTAAGACTTCGCGATATATGCATTTTCTATAGAACTAATTTTCAATCCCGTACATTTGAAGATGCCTTACTACGCAGGCGAATCCCTTATGAAATTATAGGAGGCCTTTCTTTCTATAAACGCAAAGAAATTCAAGACATTTTGGCTTTTCTACGCGTCTTTATTTCCAAAAGTGATATTGTTGCTTTTGATAGAACTGTAAATTTACCCAAACGAGGCATCGGTTCTACAACAATATTTGCGCTTACACAATATGCTATTGCTAAAGATCTTCCTATTCTTCAAGCCTGCCAACAAGCTTTAGATACTAAAGCTGTCAAGCTATCTAAAAAACAACAGGAAGGACTTCAGGATTATCTTGCTCTGTTCTCTCAAATTGAAGATGCTTACCACACCCTTTCTCTTAGAGATTTTATAGAAGCTGTTGTTAGGATTACTAGTTATCTCGACATCTTAAAAGAAGATCCTGATACATTCAAAGATCGGAAAAGCAATTTAGAGGAACTTTATCATAAAGCTTTAGAAGCTGAACAACAAAATCCCGAGCGTCATCTAGAACTTTTTCTTGATGATCTTGCCTTAAAAGGTTCGGATGATGATCAAGATCTAACGGCTGATCGTGTCAATCTCATGACACTCCATAATGGAAAAGGCTTAGAGTTTCGAGTGTCATTTCTTGTAGGTTTAGAAGAACAACTCCTCCCACATGCTAATTCCCTAGGAGGAAACTACGAAAATCTTGAAGAAGAACGGCGGTTATGCTACGTAGGAATTACTCGAGCTCAAGACCTCCTCTATCTCACTGCCGCACAAGTTCGCAGTCTTTGGGGAACAGTACGGATGATGAAGCCTAGTAGATTTCTAAAGGAAATACCAAAAGATTATATGATTCAAGTGCGTTAG
- the rdgB gene encoding RdgB/HAM1 family non-canonical purine NTP pyrophosphatase, translated as MKIVIASSHGYKIRETKTFLKRLGDFDIFSLCDFPGYKLPQENGDSTTTNALTKGIHAANHLGCWVIADDTMLKVPALNGLPGALSARFAGPDAYDKDHRKKLLNHMASLESIVDRAAYFECCVVLVSPDQEVFQAHGICEGYISHHEKGSSGFGYDPIFVKYDYKQTFAELTEEIKNQVSHRAKALQKLAPYLQNVFEKHLLSRN; from the coding sequence ATGAAAATCGTTATTGCCAGTTCTCATGGTTACAAAATACGCGAAACTAAGACTTTTTTAAAACGCTTAGGTGATTTTGATATCTTTTCCCTTTGCGATTTCCCTGGCTATAAGCTTCCCCAAGAAAATGGAGATTCTACAACAACTAATGCTCTTACTAAAGGAATTCACGCAGCAAATCATTTAGGTTGTTGGGTCATTGCAGATGACACAATGTTAAAAGTGCCTGCTTTAAATGGCCTTCCTGGTGCTCTATCCGCCAGGTTTGCTGGTCCAGATGCTTATGATAAAGACCATAGAAAAAAATTACTTAATCATATGGCGTCTTTGGAAAGCATAGTAGATCGTGCTGCTTATTTTGAATGTTGTGTGGTCTTAGTCTCTCCTGATCAGGAGGTCTTCCAAGCTCACGGAATATGCGAGGGATACATCAGTCACCATGAAAAAGGTTCTTCAGGTTTTGGCTATGACCCTATATTTGTGAAATATGACTATAAACAAACATTTGCTGAGCTAACTGAGGAGATAAAAAATCAAGTTTCTCATAGAGCCAAGGCATTACAAAAATTAGCTCCCTATCTCCAGAATGTATTTGAAAAACACCTACTCTCCAGGAACTAA
- the rpoN gene encoding RNA polymerase factor sigma-54: MFQQKQQLSLKYLPSLRMQQGLRMLQSPLTELSSYITQEIIHNPFLDLSSLEDEESSFSSPFISSTFAYLNNTPAPQKSLYTHILSQIDEIFSTSQERLIAHQIAGNLSDQGLFLQNPEDLADQLELPLNEIYRVWNTIQNLNPLGIASPSLQSYWMRLLRDSSHQKAYTIIRDFYPLITNCEFLPIMKKLRLSLPELLTILKKALGTIPWSPAAAYTMKPLVATPLPDIYLFYHSGSWDIKVSARGLPSIKLNRKTFDFYEQLPKEEQNNLTQQILSAKWLIKNLRKREETLLRIMESLLPKQEKFLLGNISSPEPVAIKSLAEDLALHESTIFRAIENKVIATPIGIFPLKRLFPKGVHQDSSHSKEKILQWIYQWISTEQAPLSDRTISDRITAKGIPCARRTVAKYRSQLNILPANKRKMRLRM, translated from the coding sequence ATGTTTCAACAAAAGCAGCAGTTGTCTCTAAAGTATCTCCCCTCACTAAGGATGCAACAAGGCTTGCGAATGCTGCAGTCACCGCTTACTGAATTATCTTCATATATCACACAAGAAATCATTCATAATCCTTTTCTCGATCTCTCTTCCTTAGAAGACGAGGAAAGCTCTTTTTCTTCTCCATTTATAAGCTCTACATTTGCTTATTTAAATAATACCCCTGCACCTCAAAAATCCTTGTACACCCATATTCTCTCTCAAATTGATGAAATCTTCTCCACTTCCCAAGAACGACTCATTGCCCATCAAATTGCTGGCAACCTTTCTGATCAAGGACTATTTCTACAAAATCCTGAGGATCTTGCTGATCAGCTCGAGCTTCCCTTAAACGAAATCTATAGAGTTTGGAATACTATACAAAATTTAAATCCCTTAGGAATTGCCTCTCCCTCGCTACAAAGCTATTGGATGAGGCTCCTCCGAGACTCCTCTCACCAAAAAGCATATACTATCATTCGCGATTTCTATCCCCTCATTACCAACTGTGAGTTTCTTCCTATTATGAAAAAACTCCGACTATCTTTACCCGAACTTCTAACTATTTTAAAAAAAGCACTCGGAACAATCCCTTGGAGTCCTGCAGCTGCCTACACCATGAAACCTCTTGTGGCAACCCCGCTTCCTGATATTTATCTTTTTTATCACTCAGGATCTTGGGATATCAAAGTGAGTGCGCGAGGCCTTCCATCTATAAAGCTTAATAGAAAAACATTTGACTTCTACGAACAGCTGCCTAAAGAAGAACAAAATAACCTTACACAACAAATTTTATCAGCGAAGTGGCTAATTAAAAATCTTAGAAAACGAGAAGAAACGCTCCTTCGCATCATGGAGTCACTACTTCCCAAACAAGAAAAGTTTTTATTAGGGAATATTTCCTCTCCAGAACCTGTAGCAATTAAAAGTCTTGCCGAAGATCTAGCTCTCCATGAATCTACGATCTTTCGTGCTATAGAAAATAAAGTAATTGCTACCCCCATAGGTATTTTTCCTTTAAAACGACTTTTCCCTAAAGGAGTACATCAAGATTCCTCTCATTCTAAAGAGAAGATATTGCAGTGGATTTATCAATGGATCTCTACTGAACAAGCTCCTCTATCGGATAGAACTATCAGTGATAGAATTACTGCAAAAGGCATTCCTTGTGCACGACGCACTGTTGCAAAATACCGATCTCAGCTTAACATTCTTCCTGCGAACAAAAGAAAAATGCGACTCCGAATGTAA
- the ung gene encoding uracil-DNA glycosylase, producing the protein MQNVTIDQLPLSWQEQLPSCWYEQLKEEWSKPYMQQLLIFLKDEYDNATIYPDEKQIFFALKSTPFDKVRVVILGQDPYPGEGQAHGLSFSVPKGLRLPPSLVNIFRELKADLGIDNHTGCLESWAHQGVLLLNTVLTVRAGQPFSHAGKGWEFFTDAIVSKLIRERSHIIFVLWGAAAKTKCKLLFSSKHQHAILSSPHPSPLAAHRGFFGCSHFSKINYLLNKLNKPMINWKLP; encoded by the coding sequence ATGCAGAATGTTACTATAGATCAGCTCCCTTTGTCTTGGCAAGAACAGCTTCCTTCATGTTGGTATGAACAACTTAAAGAAGAATGGTCTAAACCTTACATGCAGCAACTTCTCATTTTTTTAAAAGACGAGTATGATAATGCAACTATTTATCCTGATGAAAAACAGATATTTTTTGCTTTAAAAAGCACTCCTTTTGATAAAGTTCGTGTTGTTATCTTGGGTCAAGATCCTTATCCAGGAGAAGGGCAAGCGCATGGACTCAGTTTCAGTGTTCCCAAAGGTCTGCGTTTGCCTCCGTCTTTAGTTAATATTTTTCGAGAGTTAAAAGCAGATTTAGGGATAGATAATCATACAGGTTGTTTAGAGTCTTGGGCTCATCAAGGTGTTTTGTTATTGAACACAGTATTAACTGTACGTGCTGGGCAGCCCTTTTCTCATGCTGGCAAAGGTTGGGAGTTTTTTACAGATGCGATTGTGAGTAAACTGATCCGAGAGAGGAGTCATATTATTTTTGTTTTGTGGGGAGCTGCTGCCAAAACAAAATGTAAATTGTTATTTAGTTCAAAACATCAACACGCCATTTTATCATCACCCCATCCCTCTCCGTTAGCTGCTCATCGTGGTTTTTTTGGTTGTTCACACTTTTCAAAAATTAATTATCTGCTTAATAAGCTGAATAAACCAATGATTAATTGGAAGCTCCCATGA
- a CDS encoding DUF1343 domain-containing protein encodes MKRIFYFFLFLSCIVSSYESYAQVIVGLDRIFSEEPYLRYIQGKKIALISHNAAINSQGKDALSVFCARQNECTVSILCTLEHGYYGATYIETLGRQPSVYPNLPHLSLHGLKELPKEVAQHCDIFVYDVQDIGVRSYSFVTVLMQIVKAAEQYGKQLIILDRPNPMGGMIIDGPVPNTTFLDSPAIPYCYGMTPGELALFFKKTYASKADVVVVPMKGWNRSMIFDETGLIWIPTSPQIPDSQSAFFYATTGILGALSVASIGVGYTLPFRVLGAPWMDGVKVADELNRMQLPGILFLPFFYEPFFGKYKMEMCSGVLLVLQDPKIFYPVETQYTIWGVLKALYPKQVEQTLKSLDRVPARRSSICSLLGGEDFLTISHNERYVVWPLRRLCKESREHFYELRRSCLLSEYSECY; translated from the coding sequence ATGAAGAGAATTTTTTACTTCTTCTTATTTTTAAGTTGTATTGTATCTTCTTACGAAAGTTATGCACAGGTCATTGTAGGTTTAGATCGCATTTTTTCTGAAGAGCCATATCTACGCTATATTCAAGGAAAAAAAATCGCTCTAATTTCTCATAATGCTGCTATCAATAGTCAGGGTAAAGATGCTCTCTCAGTATTTTGTGCTCGTCAAAATGAGTGTACAGTGTCAATACTCTGTACCCTGGAGCACGGATATTATGGAGCTACATATATAGAAACATTAGGACGTCAGCCATCGGTATACCCTAATTTACCCCACCTATCTTTACATGGGCTTAAGGAGCTACCTAAAGAGGTTGCTCAGCATTGTGATATTTTTGTCTACGATGTTCAAGATATTGGAGTGCGCTCCTACAGTTTTGTCACAGTATTAATGCAAATTGTAAAAGCTGCTGAGCAATATGGAAAGCAGTTGATCATTTTAGATCGCCCAAATCCTATGGGAGGAATGATTATTGATGGACCTGTCCCGAACACAACGTTTTTGGATTCCCCAGCTATCCCCTATTGCTATGGCATGACACCAGGAGAATTAGCCTTATTTTTCAAAAAGACTTATGCTTCTAAAGCTGATGTAGTCGTGGTCCCTATGAAAGGTTGGAATCGTTCGATGATCTTTGATGAGACAGGCCTAATCTGGATTCCTACCAGTCCCCAAATACCGGATTCACAATCAGCGTTTTTTTATGCAACAACAGGAATTTTAGGAGCTTTATCTGTAGCAAGTATTGGTGTGGGTTACACTCTACCTTTCAGAGTGCTTGGTGCTCCTTGGATGGATGGCGTAAAAGTTGCAGATGAGCTGAATCGTATGCAACTTCCAGGGATTCTTTTTCTTCCATTTTTTTATGAACCTTTTTTTGGTAAATATAAGATGGAGATGTGCTCAGGTGTTCTCCTTGTTCTTCAGGATCCTAAGATTTTCTATCCAGTAGAAACGCAGTACACAATTTGGGGAGTGTTAAAAGCTTTATATCCCAAACAAGTTGAGCAGACATTAAAGTCCCTAGATCGTGTGCCTGCGCGACGATCTTCTATCTGTAGTTTATTAGGTGGGGAAGATTTTTTGACAATCTCTCACAACGAGCGCTATGTTGTGTGGCCATTACGTAGGTTATGTAAAGAATCTCGAGAACATTTTTATGAATTGCGTAGATCTTGTTTGCTGTCAGAGTACTCAGAATGTTATTAG